The following is a genomic window from Citrifermentans bemidjiense Bem.
GTTGCCGGCGACCTCCCGCCGCTCGATGACGGTGGCGACGCAGTCGACGTGGCCGGAGACCAGGTGCCCGTCCAGGCGGTCGGAGAGCCTCATGGCGCGCTCCATGTTGACCGGTGAGCCGCTTTTCAGGTTCTTGAAGCCGGTGCGGTCGATGGTTTCGGGCGAAATGTCGAAGGTCACCGCTCCGCCCCCTTTGCGGACCACGGTGAGGCAGGCGCCGTTGATGGCGATCGAGGCGCCGATGGCGACTTCGTCCAGCGGCAGCGACGTCTTCACCGTGAGGCTACCCGAGGCGCCGCGCTTCTCGATGGAGACGAGCTCGCCTACTGTTTCTATCAGACCTGTGAACATGAAAAAACCTCTTAAACCATTAACACGGAGAAAATCTGAGGACATCTGAGACGCCAA
Proteins encoded in this region:
- a CDS encoding riboflavin synthase — translated: MFTGLIETVGELVSIEKRGASGSLTVKTSLPLDEVAIGASIAINGACLTVVRKGGGAVTFDISPETIDRTGFKNLKSGSPVNMERAMRLSDRLDGHLVSGHVDCVATVIERREVAGNIVFSFRFPPQYGKYIAAKGSVAIDGISLTVNSAGPDSFSINVIPHTAAKTTLIGKRVGDEVNIETDLLCRYLERLLAGRETGGEGVTLDLLAKTGFL